Proteins encoded within one genomic window of Oryza glaberrima chromosome 12, OglaRS2, whole genome shotgun sequence:
- the LOC127757466 gene encoding protein STICHEL-like 2, translating to MADMRRHSVDVPLSRTLVQLKRVRSLRDPATNSLSKYASPSDNMIWETASSNGVAMDLGRSAHHQLIEEDGDLEAEATLGSERSFRAPNARTASYRKSSVVKIRGLNPPRNKQAHRARQDGHRKSVDSSHSNHSSIRQLANTMVNNVAEEKEEEEEVNSYERSVPTPPAKTDEEVKMPGFSKFRNKSSAAMSRVGSPCMSASEARSVRSRRTEETQVRSNDVVGSNFSGCGISYCWSGASKYRELYYDSDGPEQPLLSPEGTDAAFQENVPYTETPRCLSQKFRPRSFSELIGLNVVVQSLLYSSCKGKVAPMYLFHGPRGTGKTSTARIFAAALNCLSLEEQRPCGFCKECVILFSGRSRDVKELDAAKMDRLGRVKALLKSASLVPYSSRFKVFIVDECHLLPEDAWSAILKSLDEPYRHAVYIMITSDIDSLPRTSITHCQKFHFPKIKVADIVYRLERICIEEGLEFDHDGLYFISAKSNGSLRDAEIMLDQLSLLGKKITISLVHELVGSVSDDELIELLDLALSSDTTNTVRRARELMASAIDPLQLVSQLANLIMDILSGRCQSAVTEVSKSFLGRYALAEVGIKKLRHALKILSETEKQLRTSRNQATWVTVALLQFGTNESNLIAESNDMHAHSAIGYTDDWVSKVNSSSNFCHACNSNKSNCSERHCRRLKLENIWRRAIGKCQSRSAKNFLRKEGFLSSVHVTEELAIAEVGFSHPDHISRAEKMQSLIESALQNVLGCNVEVKFKLVPRLVRKDARSKRQSFSLLSCSGRKQELSDSAVTDEDETVRHGARETPSKGYSSSQQQSPFIMQRTDSKPTVHGCEDDARSTLTSNRSMTDDMTRTCRSETNYSKGVSEQGRFDSIQEPDLQPNCFSRTLKLQKRFFSSDAAHTICLKIQPHNKMDFLPKKEFDTYFCAYEPYEQCSRSNSHATCSSRDDNLWNKNSRFGSHLLCWRGPKQAI from the exons ATGGCGGACATGAGGCGCCATTCGGTAGATGTTCCACTGTCAAGAACATTGGTGCAGCTGAAGAGAGTGAGGTCGCTGCGGGATCCAGCAACAAACTCTTTGAGCAAGTATGCATCTCCTTCTGACAATATGATCTGGGAGACCGCTTCTAGCAATGGGGTTGCAATGGACCTAGGCAGGTCAGCACATCATCAGTTGATCGAAGAAGATGGAGATTTGGAAGCTGAAGCTACATTGGGTTCAGAGCGGAGTTTTCGGGCACCAAATGCAAGAACCGCATCatatcggaaatcttctgttgTCAAGATCCGAGGCTTAAACCCGCCTAGAAATAAGCAAGCTCATCGTGCACGCCAAGATGGTCATCGCAAGTCAGTGGACTCTAGCCACTCTAACCATAGCTCTATTCGACAATTGGCAAACACTATGGTTAACAATGTAGctgaggagaaggaagaagaggaggaagtgAATTCTTATGAACGTTCAGTTCCCACACCGCCGGCGAAGACTGATGAAGAAGTGAAGATGCCAGGGTTTTCCAAATTCAGGAACAAATCTTCCGCTGCAATGAGCCGTGTCGGTAGCCCTTGTATGTCAGCCAGTGAGGCACGCTCAGTTAGGTCGAGAAGAACAGAGGAAACACAAGTGAGGTCAAATGATGTTGTTGGATCAAATTTCAGTGGGTGTGGGATTAGCTACTGCTGGTCCGGGGCATCAAAATACCGTGAACTTTATTATGACAGTGATGGTCCAGAGCAACCTTTGTTATCGCCTGAAGGGACCGATGCAGCGTTTCAGGAAAATGTACCATACACTGAGACGCCAAGGTGTTTAAGTCAGAAATTTCGCCCTCGGTCCTTCAGTGAGCTGATTGGCCTCAATGTGGTTGTTCAGTCCCTCTTATATTCCTCTTGCAAAGGAAAAGTTGCTCCAATGTACTTGTTCCATGGTCCTCGAGGTACAGGCAAGACATCCACGGCACGAATTTTTGCTGCAGCTCTAAACTGCCTCTCTCTCGAAGAGCAAAGGCCATGTGGATTCTGTAAAGAGTGTGTCATCCTCTTCTCCGGGAGGAGTAGAGATGTTAAAGAACTTGATGCAGCAAAAATGGATCGTTTAGGTCGAGTGAAGGCGCTTCTCAAGAGTGCATCTCTTGTCCCATACTCATCACGCTTCAAGGTCTTCATAGTTGATGAATGCCATCTGTTGCCAGAGGATGCTTGGTCAGCAATACTGAAGAGTCTTGATGAGCCATACCGGCATGCTGTGTACATTATGATTACTTCTGACATAGATAGCCTCCCTCGCACTTCTATCACACACTGCCAGAAATTCCATTTTCCAAAGATAAAGGTGGCAGATATTGTCTACAGGTTGGAGAGAATCTGCATAGAGGAAGGATTAGAATTTGACCATGATGGGTTGTACTTCATTTCTGCAAAGTCTAATGGTTCTCTTAGAGATGCGGAAATAATGCTTGATCAACTCAGTTTGCTCGGGAAAAAGATCACAATTTCTCTTGTCCATGAACTT GTAGGATCAGTGTCTGATGATGAGTTGATTGAATTGCTTGATTTAGCTTTGTCGTCAGACACCACCAATACAGTAAGGCGAGCACGAGAGCTTATGGCATCTGCAATTGATCCTCTGCAGCTGGTCTCTCAATTGGCAAACCTTATTATGGACATTCTCTCAGGAAGATGCCAGTCTGCAGTCACTGAAGTCAGCAAAAGTTTCTTAGGAAGATATGCAT TAGCCGAGGTTGGTATAAAGAAACTTAGACATGCACTGAAAATACTTTCGGAAACTGAAAAACAATTGAGGACATCAAGAAATCAGGCTACTTGGGTGACAGTTGCGCTTTTGCAGTTTGGCACCAATGAATCTAACCTTATCGCAGAGTCAAATGACATGCATGCACATTCAGCAATTGGATATACAG ATGATTGGGTTTCCAAGGTGAACTCAAGCTCCAATTTCTGCCATGCTTGCAACAGCAACAAGTCCAACTGTTCTGAGAGGCACTGTAGGCGTCTTAAGCTTGAAAACATCTGGAGGAGAGCAATAGGAAAGTGTCAATCAAGGTCAGCCAAAAATTTCCTGAGGAAAGAAGGTTTCCTATCATCAGTCCATGTTACTGAAG AGCTGGCTATTGCGGAAGTTGGATTTAGCCATCCAGATCACATATCAAGAGCAGAAAAAATGCAAAGCCTAATAGAAAGCGCACTGCAGAATGTTCTCGGGTGCAACGTGGAGGTTAAGTTCAAACTTGTTCCACGGCTAGTGAGAAAAGATGCAAGGTCAAAGAGACAGTCATTCAGTCTCCTCAGCTGCTCAGGCCGGAAGCAAGAACTGTCAGATTCAGCTGTGACCGACGAAGATGAAACTGTGAGGCATGGAGCAAGAGAAACACCGTCTAAAGGCTACTCCTCTAGTCAGCAACAATCACCATTCATCATGCAACGCACTGATTCTAAACCAACAGTTCACGGCTGCGAGGATGATGCTCGGAGCACCTTGACATCAAACAGATCCATGACTGATGACATGACAAGGACATGCAGGTCAGAGACTAACTACTCAAAGGGAGTCAGTGAGCAGGGCCGTTTTGATAGCATCCAGGAGCCTGACCTTCAACCAAACTGCTTCTCACGGACATTAAAGCTTCAGAAGAGGTTCTTCTCTTCAGATGCTGCACACACAATCTGTTTGAAGATACAGCCTCACAACAAGATGGATTTCCTACCTAAGAAGGAATTCGACACATATTTCTGCGCATATGAGCCTTATGAGCAGTGTTCAAGATCAAATTCACACGCTACTTGCAGCTCAAGAGATGATAACTT GTGGAACAAGAATTCGCGGTTTGGCTCGCATTTGCTCTGCTGGAGGGGCCCTAAACAAGCCATCTAA